Part of the Mycolicibacterium mengxianglii genome is shown below.
GCCGACGAAAATGGCTCCCGCCGAACGGATTCGGTTTGCCACCGCGTGCGAGTCCGCCGTCTGGATCTCCAGGTGCTCTGCGGCGTAGGCGTTGACCACCCGCACACCGGCGTCCAGGTCGTCGACGAGCACGATCGCCGACTGCTTGCCCATGAGGGCGGCCAGGACCCGCTCGCGGTGCACGGTGGACTGCAACTGGGTGGCCAACTGGGCGTCCACCGCCACCCCGAGGTCGCTGCTGGGAGTGACCAGGACGCTGGCGGCCATTTCGTCGTGTTCGGCCTGGCTGATCAGGTCAGCGGCCACGTGCACCGGATCAGCGGTGTCGTCGGCCAGGATGGCGATCTCGGTGGGGCCTGCCTCGGCGTCGATACCGACCTGAGACCGGCAGATGCGCTTGGCAGCGGTGACATAGATGTTGCCCGGCCCGGTGATCATGTCCACCGGCGCCAGCTCGGTGCCGGCCGCATTCCCGACGTCCACGCCACCGTAGGCAAGCAGGGCGACCGCCTGCGCACCGCCGACAGCCCACACCTCGTCGACGCCGAGAAGGGCGGCCGCGGCCAGGATGGTCGGGTGCGGCAGGCCGGAGAATTGCGCCTGCGGTGGACTGGCGATCACCAGGGACTCCACCCCGGCCGTCTGCGCCGGGACCACGTTCATGATCACACTCGACGGGTAGACGGCGTTGCCGCCGGGCACGTAGAGACCCACTCGTTCCACAGGCACCCAGCGCTCGGTGACCGTCGCTCCCGGGGCGAGTTCGGTGGTGGTGTCAGTGCGCCGCTGATCGGCGTGCACCGCCCGGGTGCGGTCGATCGCGACCTGCAGGGCGGCGCGTATCGCCGGGTCCAGTTCGTCGAGCGCCTGGGCAAGGGCCGCCGCTGGTACGCGTACCGCATCAGGGCGGACGGCGTCGAACTGCTCGCCGAAATGCAGCGCCGCCTCGGCACCCCCTTCGGCGACCGCGTCGACGATCGGTCGCACCGTGGGGACCACCGCGTCGACGTCGACACCGCCACGCGGCAGGGCAGCACGCAACTGCGCCGCAGACAACACGCGGTCGCGCAAATCGATCCGGGACATCTCGAAACTGGCCATCACCGTCGATTGTCCCTGATCGGGGCACCTGAATAAAAATTGGTTGAGCTGCGCTTCTGTCTGCTGCCAGACTCCTGCCATGGAATGGCAGGTGTGGCTGACCTTCCTCGGAGCGGCGATCGCGATCAGTGTGTCCCCCGGCGCCGGGGCGATTCTGTCAATGGCCACCGGTTTGAGCCAGGGTCTACGTCGCAGCTACTGGGCGATCATCGGGCTCGAAATCGGCCTGATGGTGCAGTTGTCGCTGGTCGCTCTCGGTCTGGGCGCAGTGCTGGCGAGCTCGGTGCTGGCGTTTACCTTCATCAAGTGGCTCGGTGTGGCGTATCTCATCTATCTCGCCATCCGGCAGTGGCGGGCGGCGGAGACGGATCTGCGCGCGCAGCTCGGTTCGGCCACTGAGTCAGGAGTGGTGGCGCTGGTCACTCGAGGCACCTTGGTGAATCTGACCAACCCCAAGGGCCTGATTTTTCTGTTGGCCGTACTGGCCGCCCTTCGTGAACCCCTCGGCGCCGCTGGTGCCCCAATACGTGACCATCGGCGCCACGATGGTGGCCGTCGATCTGGTGGTGATGGGCGGCTTCGCCGGCCTGGCGTCCCGGGCGCTGCGATGGCTCACGACACCGCGCCGACAACTCGTCGTGAACCGGGTGTTCTCCGGGCTGTTTGCCACTGCGGCCGTGGTGTTGTCACTGGTGCGCCGGGCGGCGACCGCCTGACTGGGCCAGCTACGGCCGTCCCCGCGAAGAATGTGGTCCGCCACGTACGGTGCGTCGCGACGGATGCCGTCGAGACCGCCTGACCGGGACTTTAACAAGACGGCAATATTCGAGCGGAATCTGCACGCATTTCCAGCAGCGGTTGTGTAGGTGCCCTCCGCTCACGTGACCGCGTAATTCCGAGCTGGGTAACCGTTGCAGCAAAAGACGGCGCGCGCATTCGCGAACTTGTTTGCTGGAATTCGATCTTGATTATGCAAACACTCGAAAATCGGTTACTCAAAGTTCGCTGGCTAGAGCCGAGATAGTTGCTATACGGCAGAAGCCATCCCAGACCGCTCGAACCGCGACCCCACGGCCGACTTCGGGCAGCAGTCAGCTCAGAGGCTTTTGACCTGCATAGAGTCGAAAAAGTCACCGTTCAGGGCATGGCACCAAACGCACATCAAGGACGGTTGACGGATTATTCCGATGCCATGAATCGATCTTGAAAGTTGGCACAAATCTGTTTTTAAATTTGCCAGCGCGCGTGCTCCAGCAATGACACGCTATCCCTGTCTGCCTCTACTGGAGTAGCCATTAGGGCAGCGGACTCGAGGGGAAAGGAACCATGGCAAATGAAACAACCCACTAGGCGTACGGCTGCCACTGCGCTCGCCGCGGCAGGAATCCTGGCCGGCGGATTCGTCGCCACCAGTGTCGACATCCCACTGG
Proteins encoded:
- the hisD gene encoding histidinol dehydrogenase — its product is MASFEMSRIDLRDRVLSAAQLRAALPRGGVDVDAVVPTVRPIVDAVAEGGAEAALHFGEQFDAVRPDAVRVPAAALAQALDELDPAIRAALQVAIDRTRAVHADQRRTDTTTELAPGATVTERWVPVERVGLYVPGGNAVYPSSVIMNVVPAQTAGVESLVIASPPQAQFSGLPHPTILAAAALLGVDEVWAVGGAQAVALLAYGGVDVGNAAGTELAPVDMITGPGNIYVTAAKRICRSQVGIDAEAGPTEIAILADDTADPVHVAADLISQAEHDEMAASVLVTPSSDLGVAVDAQLATQLQSTVHRERVLAALMGKQSAIVLVDDLDAGVRVVNAYAAEHLEIQTADSHAVANRIRSAGAIFVGAWSPVSLGDYCAGSNHVLPTAGCARHSSGLSVQTFLRGIHVVDYTEAALKDVSGHVITLAEAENLPAHGEAVRRRFER